One segment of Streptomyces sp. TG1A-8 DNA contains the following:
- a CDS encoding multifunctional oxoglutarate decarboxylase/oxoglutarate dehydrogenase thiamine pyrophosphate-binding subunit/dihydrolipoyllysine-residue succinyltransferase subunit: MSPQSPSNSSISTDDQAGKNPAAAFGPNEWLVDEIYQQYLQDPNSVDRAWWDFFADYKPGAPAAVAGAAEAAPAAPAQPAAQAAAPAQAAAPARPAQAPAPAKPAAAPAAPAAPAAQAPAPAGPAQPAQAPARPTAGAAPAAEAPEGPEYVTLRGPSAAVAKNMNASLELPTATSVRAVPVKLLFDNRIVINNHLKRARGGKISFTHLIGFAMVQAIKAMPSMNWSYGEKDGKPTLVRPPHVNLGLAIDLVKPNGDRQLVVAAIKKAETLNFFEFWQAYEDIVRRARDGKLTMDDFTGVTVSLTNPGGLGTVHSVPRLMPGQSVIMGVGSMDYPAEFQGTSQDTLNKLGVSKVMTLTSTYDHRVIQGAASGEFLRQVANLLLGENDFYDDIFEALRIPYEPVRWLKDIDASHDDDVTKAARVFELIHSYRVRGHVMADTDPLEYQQRKHPDLDITEHGLTLWDLEREFAVGGFAGKSMMKLRDILGVLRDSYCRTTGIEFMHIQDPKQRKWIQDRVERPHSKPEREEQLRILRRLNAAEAFETFLQTKYVGQKRFSLEGGESVIPLLDAVLDSAAESRLDEVVVGMAHRGRLNVLANIVGKSYAQIFREFEGNLDPKSMHGSGDVKYHLGAEGTFTGLDGEQIKVSLVANPSHLEAVDPVLEGVARAKQDIINKGGTDFTVLPVAIHGDAAFAGQGVVAETLNMSQLRGYRTGGTVHIVINNQVGFTAAPESSRSSMYATDVARMIEAPIFHVNGDDPEAVVRVARLAFEFRQAFNKDVVIDLICYRRRGHNESDNPAFTQPLMYDLIDKKRSVRKLYTESLIGRGDITLEEAEQALQDYQGQLEKVFTEVREATSQPAPGDAQAPQDGFPVAVPTAVSTEVVKRIAESQVNIPDHITVHPRLLPQLQRRAAMVEDGTIDWGMGETLAVGSLLLEGVPVRLAGQDSQRGTFGQRHAVLIDRSTGEEYTPLQYLSEDQARLNVYNSLLSEYAAMGFEYGYSLARPDALVMWEAQFGDFVNGAQTVVDEFISSAEQKWNQTSGVTLLLPHGYEGQGPDHSSARPERFLQLCAQNNMTVAMPTLPSNYFHLLRWQVHNPHHKPLVVFTPKSMLRLKAAASKAEEFTNGQFRPVIGDASADPAAVRRVVFCAGKVYYDLEAERQKRGATDTAIIRIERLYPLPGAELQAEIAKYPNAEKYLWAQEEPANQGAWPFIALNLIDHLDLAVGADIPAGERLRRISRPHSSSPAVGSAKRHQAEQEQLVREVFEV, encoded by the coding sequence GTGTCGCCACAGTCCCCCAGTAACTCGAGCATCTCGACCGACGACCAAGCCGGGAAGAACCCCGCTGCCGCGTTCGGTCCCAACGAGTGGCTCGTCGACGAGATCTATCAGCAGTACCTCCAGGACCCGAATTCGGTAGACCGCGCCTGGTGGGACTTCTTCGCCGACTACAAGCCGGGAGCTCCCGCCGCGGTCGCGGGGGCCGCGGAGGCGGCCCCCGCCGCCCCGGCCCAGCCCGCGGCTCAAGCCGCCGCCCCGGCCCAGGCCGCTGCGCCGGCCCGGCCCGCGCAGGCTCCGGCGCCCGCGAAGCCCGCCGCCGCTCCCGCGGCCCCCGCCGCCCCCGCGGCGCAGGCCCCCGCCCCGGCCGGGCCGGCGCAGCCCGCGCAGGCGCCCGCCCGGCCCACGGCCGGGGCGGCCCCCGCCGCCGAGGCCCCCGAGGGGCCGGAGTACGTGACGCTGCGCGGTCCGTCGGCGGCCGTCGCGAAGAACATGAACGCCTCCCTGGAGCTGCCGACCGCCACCTCGGTCCGCGCCGTCCCGGTGAAGCTGCTGTTCGACAACCGGATCGTCATCAACAACCACCTGAAGCGCGCGCGGGGCGGGAAGATCTCCTTCACGCACCTCATCGGCTTCGCGATGGTCCAGGCCATCAAGGCCATGCCGTCGATGAACTGGTCGTACGGCGAGAAGGACGGCAAGCCGACCCTGGTCAGGCCGCCGCACGTGAACCTCGGCCTGGCCATCGACCTGGTCAAGCCCAACGGCGACCGCCAGCTCGTCGTGGCCGCCATCAAGAAGGCCGAGACGCTGAACTTCTTCGAGTTCTGGCAGGCCTACGAGGACATCGTCCGCCGCGCCCGCGACGGCAAGCTGACGATGGACGACTTCACCGGCGTCACCGTCTCCCTGACCAACCCCGGCGGCCTGGGCACCGTGCACTCCGTGCCGCGCCTGATGCCCGGCCAGTCGGTGATCATGGGCGTCGGCTCCATGGACTACCCGGCGGAGTTCCAGGGCACCAGCCAGGACACCCTGAACAAGCTCGGCGTCTCGAAGGTCATGACGCTCACGTCGACCTACGACCACCGGGTGATCCAGGGCGCCGCCTCCGGCGAGTTCCTGCGCCAGGTGGCGAACCTGCTGCTGGGCGAGAACGACTTCTACGACGACATCTTCGAGGCGCTGCGCATCCCCTACGAGCCGGTCCGCTGGCTCAAGGACATCGACGCCTCCCACGACGACGACGTCACGAAGGCCGCCCGCGTCTTCGAGCTGATCCACTCCTACCGGGTCCGCGGCCACGTCATGGCCGACACCGACCCGCTGGAGTACCAGCAGCGCAAGCACCCCGACCTGGACATCACCGAGCACGGCCTCACCCTGTGGGACCTGGAGCGCGAGTTCGCCGTCGGCGGCTTCGCCGGCAAGTCGATGATGAAGCTGCGCGACATCCTCGGCGTGCTGCGCGACTCGTACTGCCGCACCACCGGCATCGAGTTCATGCACATCCAGGACCCCAAGCAGCGCAAGTGGATCCAGGACCGGGTGGAGCGCCCGCACTCCAAGCCGGAGCGCGAGGAGCAGCTGCGCATCCTGCGCCGGCTGAACGCCGCGGAGGCCTTCGAGACCTTCCTGCAGACGAAGTACGTCGGCCAGAAGCGCTTCTCCCTGGAGGGCGGCGAGTCCGTCATCCCGCTGCTGGACGCGGTGCTGGACTCCGCCGCCGAGTCGCGCCTGGACGAGGTCGTCGTCGGCATGGCCCACCGCGGCCGGCTGAACGTCCTCGCCAACATCGTCGGCAAGTCGTACGCGCAGATCTTCCGCGAGTTCGAGGGCAACCTCGACCCGAAGTCGATGCACGGCTCCGGCGACGTGAAGTACCACCTGGGCGCCGAGGGCACCTTCACCGGCCTGGACGGCGAGCAGATCAAGGTCTCGCTCGTGGCCAACCCCTCGCACCTGGAGGCGGTCGACCCGGTCCTGGAGGGCGTCGCCCGCGCCAAGCAGGACATCATCAACAAGGGCGGCACGGACTTCACCGTCCTGCCGGTGGCGATCCACGGGGACGCGGCCTTCGCCGGCCAGGGCGTGGTGGCCGAGACCCTGAACATGTCGCAGCTGCGCGGCTACCGCACCGGTGGCACCGTCCACATCGTCATCAACAACCAGGTCGGCTTCACCGCGGCCCCCGAGTCCTCGCGTTCCTCCATGTACGCGACGGACGTGGCCCGCATGATCGAGGCCCCGATCTTCCACGTGAACGGCGACGACCCCGAGGCCGTCGTCCGCGTCGCGCGGCTCGCCTTCGAGTTCCGCCAGGCGTTCAACAAGGACGTGGTGATCGACCTCATCTGCTACCGCCGCCGCGGCCACAACGAGTCGGACAACCCGGCCTTCACCCAGCCGCTGATGTACGACCTGATCGACAAGAAGCGCTCGGTGCGCAAGCTGTACACCGAGTCCCTGATCGGTCGCGGCGACATCACCCTGGAAGAGGCCGAGCAGGCGCTGCAGGACTACCAGGGCCAGCTGGAGAAGGTCTTCACCGAGGTCCGCGAGGCCACCTCGCAGCCCGCCCCCGGTGACGCCCAGGCACCGCAGGACGGCTTCCCGGTCGCGGTCCCGACCGCGGTCTCCACGGAGGTCGTCAAGCGGATCGCCGAGTCCCAGGTCAACATCCCCGACCACATCACCGTGCACCCGCGCCTGCTGCCGCAGCTGCAGCGCCGCGCGGCGATGGTCGAGGACGGCACGATCGACTGGGGCATGGGCGAGACCCTGGCCGTCGGTTCGCTGCTGCTGGAGGGCGTCCCGGTCCGCCTGGCCGGCCAGGACTCCCAGCGCGGCACCTTCGGCCAGCGCCACGCGGTCCTCATCGACCGCAGCACCGGCGAGGAGTACACGCCGCTGCAGTACCTCTCCGAGGACCAGGCGCGCCTGAACGTCTACAACTCCCTGCTCTCCGAGTACGCGGCGATGGGCTTCGAGTACGGCTACTCGCTGGCCCGCCCCGACGCGCTGGTGATGTGGGAGGCCCAGTTCGGCGACTTCGTCAACGGTGCCCAGACGGTCGTGGACGAGTTCATCTCGTCGGCGGAGCAGAAGTGGAACCAGACCTCCGGCGTCACCCTGCTCCTCCCGCACGGTTACGAGGGCCAGGGCCCGGACCACTCCTCGGCCCGCCCGGAGCGCTTCCTGCAGCTGTGCGCGCAGAACAACATGACGGTCGCGATGCCCACGCTCCCGTCGAACTACTTCCACCTCCTGCGGTGGCAGGTGCACAACCCGCACCACAAGCCGCTGGTCGTCTTCACCCCGAAGTCGATGCTGCGCCTGAAGGCGGCGGCCTCGAAGGCGGAGGAGTTCACGAACGGGCAGTTCCGCCCGGTCATCGGCGACGCGTCGGCCGACCCGGCCGCGGTCCGCAGGGTCGTCTTCTGCGCGGGCAAGGTCTACTACGACCTGGAGGCCGAGCGGCAGAAGCGCGGCGCCACGGACACCGCGATCATCCGCATCGAGCGGCTGTACCCGCTGCCGGGCGCCGAGCTGCAGGCGGAGATCGCCAAGTACCCGAACGCCGAGAAGTACCTGTGGGCGCAGGAGGAGCCGGCGAACCAGGGTGCCTGGCCGTTCATCGCGCTCAACCTGATCGACCACCTGGACCTGGCGGTCGGCGCGGACATCCCGGCCGGCGAGCGGCTGCGGCGCATCTCGCGCCCGCACTCCTCGTCCCCGGCGGTGGGTTCGGCCAAGCGCCACCAGGCCGAGCAGGAGCAGCTGGTGCGTGAGGTGTTCGAGGTCTGA
- a CDS encoding DUF6104 family protein produces the protein MYFTDRGIEELEKRRGEEEVTFEWLAEQLRAFVDLNPDFEVPVERLATWLARLDDEDDE, from the coding sequence ATGTACTTCACCGACCGCGGGATCGAGGAGCTGGAGAAGCGGCGCGGCGAGGAGGAGGTCACCTTCGAGTGGCTTGCCGAGCAGCTGCGCGCGTTCGTGGACCTCAACCCGGACTTCGAGGTGCCCGTCGAACGGCTGGCCACCTGGCTCGCCCGGCTCGACGACGAGGACGACGAGTAG
- a CDS encoding PadR family transcriptional regulator, producing MPPVFAHGRLRLYLLKLLDEAPRHGYEVIRLLEERFQGLYAPSAGTVYPRLAKLEAEGLVTHTTEGGRKVYAITDAGRAELADRSGELADLELEIRESVAELAAEIRADVRGAAGDLRREVRAAASEARRGGPAGGGTGLPEDGGPGDKEAWRAAKEEMRRVKQEWKEQARRAKDESRRAREEAQRARRQAQEAQARARAQAQEEMQRIAHRVQERVQDHFTRGDWPTGMREGLSELARELGEFGKDHGKEFGREWGFGRTAEGTGTRPHTSAPAAGPEYSATAEDFPAGFAPSWAHEESTGDPARDLDRLLDRFRDDIRDAARDHGVTADQLRDARGHLSTAAARIGAILRGPKV from the coding sequence ATGCCTCCCGTCTTCGCCCACGGCCGCCTGCGGCTCTACCTGCTCAAGCTGCTCGACGAGGCCCCGCGCCACGGCTACGAGGTGATCCGGCTCCTGGAGGAGCGTTTCCAGGGGCTGTACGCCCCCTCGGCGGGCACGGTCTACCCGCGCCTGGCCAAGCTGGAGGCCGAGGGCCTGGTCACCCACACCACCGAGGGCGGCCGCAAGGTGTACGCCATCACCGACGCCGGCCGGGCCGAGCTGGCGGACCGCAGCGGTGAACTGGCCGACCTGGAGCTGGAGATCCGCGAGTCGGTCGCGGAACTCGCCGCCGAGATCAGGGCCGACGTGCGCGGCGCCGCCGGCGATCTGCGGCGCGAGGTCCGCGCGGCCGCCTCCGAGGCCCGGCGGGGCGGCCCGGCGGGCGGCGGGACGGGCTTGCCGGAGGACGGCGGCCCCGGTGACAAGGAGGCCTGGCGGGCCGCCAAGGAGGAGATGCGCCGGGTCAAGCAGGAGTGGAAGGAACAGGCCCGCCGCGCCAAGGACGAGAGCCGCCGGGCCCGCGAGGAGGCCCAGCGGGCCCGGCGCCAGGCCCAGGAGGCGCAGGCGCGGGCACGGGCCCAGGCGCAGGAGGAGATGCAGCGCATCGCCCACCGGGTCCAGGAGCGGGTGCAGGACCACTTCACCCGGGGCGACTGGCCGACGGGCATGCGCGAGGGTCTCAGCGAGCTGGCCAGGGAGCTGGGCGAGTTCGGCAAGGACCACGGGAAGGAGTTCGGCCGGGAGTGGGGCTTCGGCCGCACCGCCGAGGGCACCGGTACCCGCCCGCACACGTCCGCCCCCGCGGCCGGGCCCGAGTACTCCGCCACTGCGGAGGACTTCCCGGCCGGGTTCGCGCCGTCCTGGGCCCACGAGGAGAGCACCGGCGACCCGGCCCGCGACCTGGACCGCCTCCTCGACCGCTTCCGCGACGACATCCGCGACGCGGCACGCGACCACGGCGTCACCGCCGACCAGCTCCGCGACGCCCGCGGTCACCTGTCCACGGCGGCGGCCCGCATCGGCGCGATACTCCGCGGCCCGAAGGTCTGA